In Ignavibacteria bacterium, the genomic stretch CAACAATTTTCGATTTGGAACGGAAACAAATCAATGATAAAAAATTTACAGCGGAAAATACTTATTTGAGAAAGGAAATTCAAAGTTCGTTCAAAAAATTTTTGCTTTCGTTTTTCAGAAAGCAAGAAGCAATTATATTACACTTAATTTTTCTCTTGGTATTCTACAAACTCGTGCCGATAAAAAAAATTTTACAAGGTGAAAACGTTCCGGTAAAAATCTGGACAGAGGATATTGAAATTGAAGCAGAGCAACAATTGCTTCAACTTGCTACGCTTCCGTTTATCTTCAAACATATTGCAGTAATGCCCGATGTTCACGCAGGAAAAGGCTCAACTATAGGAACAGTGTACGCTTCCAAAGATACTGTCATTCCTGCAGCAGTTGGCGTTGATATCGGATGTGGAATGGCAGCAGTGCAAACTCCGTTTCGCGCAGTTCATCTTGAGGGAAAACTTGCACAGTTGCGCAAAGAAATCGAGCGTTCCATTCCAGTTGGATTTGATGAACATCGAAAACCAACTCAACAATCGCTTTCTTGGAAGTTGTGGGAGCAATTTTTTAATCTTCACGAAGGGGTCCATAAATTATTCTCGAAAGCACAAAAGCAACTCGGCACACTTGGCGGTGGAAATCATTTTATCGAAATCTGTTTGGACCCCAAAGAAAATGTTTGGATACTGTTACACAGCGGAAGTAGAAACATTGGAAAAACACTTGCTGATGTACATATTGAGGTTGCTCAGCAATTGATGAAACGATGGAATATCAACGTTCCACATAAAGACCTTTCCTACTTGCCGATAGACACTTCCGAATGCAAACAATATCTTTCGGATGTTTTATGGGCGCAATCGTATGCGTTGGAAAACAGAAATATTATGCTGCAATTAGTCATCAAAGATGTTCGCAATGTTCTCAGCAACGGCGAACAATTTGATAGTATTCAAATGGTCAATTGCCATCATAACTATGTTTCATTGGAACATCATTTCGGACACGAAGTTTGGGTAACGCGAAAAGGAGCAATCCGCGCGCAGGAAAATGATAATGGCATTATTCCCGGTTCGATGGGGGCGAAATCATACATTGTGAAAGGATTAGGTAATTCACAATCATTCTGTTCTGCAAGTCACGGCGCCGGCAGAAAAATGTCTCGCAACAAAGCAAGAGCATTGTTCACGGAAAAAGATCTGTATGAACAAACAAAAGGTGTTGAATGCAGGAAAGACAAAAGAGTAATTGACGAAATTCCGGAAGCGTATAAAAACATTGATGAAGTGATGCAAAACCAAAACGACTTGGTGGAAATTGTTATGCAACTCAAGCAAGTTATTTGCGTAAAAGGTTAGCAAATTTTTGTATTCAAATGAACTTGTTGGTGATTTTCGATTCAACTTTTGAAAAACAATTTCCTATCTTTGTGCCGAAAATTCAGTTCAAACTTACATTAACATAATTACAATTTTTAAGTTTCAGCAATGCACAAGCAACTTGGCGCTTATAAAATCAGCAGACGATTAGGTGCGGGAGGAATGGCAGAAGTGTATCTTGCAGAAGATACATACACCGGA encodes the following:
- a CDS encoding RtcB family protein; this translates as MFDLERKQINDKKFTAENTYLRKEIQSSFKKFLLSFFRKQEAIILHLIFLLVFYKLVPIKKILQGENVPVKIWTEDIEIEAEQQLLQLATLPFIFKHIAVMPDVHAGKGSTIGTVYASKDTVIPAAVGVDIGCGMAAVQTPFRAVHLEGKLAQLRKEIERSIPVGFDEHRKPTQQSLSWKLWEQFFNLHEGVHKLFSKAQKQLGTLGGGNHFIEICLDPKENVWILLHSGSRNIGKTLADVHIEVAQQLMKRWNINVPHKDLSYLPIDTSECKQYLSDVLWAQSYALENRNIMLQLVIKDVRNVLSNGEQFDSIQMVNCHHNYVSLEHHFGHEVWVTRKGAIRAQENDNGIIPGSMGAKSYIVKGLGNSQSFCSASHGAGRKMSRNKARALFTEKDLYEQTKGVECRKDKRVIDEIPEAYKNIDEVMQNQNDLVEIVMQLKQVICVKG